From Woronichinia naegeliana WA131, the proteins below share one genomic window:
- a CDS encoding SWIM zinc finger family protein yields the protein MNDAIDNRQWWVQRWLELLDSYRFKKRLERARNYAREGHVLSMEFNNAEVIAKVQGSEAEPYQVLLNLDPFTNEDWSYIIGTLAEKALYSAQLLAGQMPESIEQVFIKNGLNLFPYTLTDIRSRCSCPDKANPCKHIGAVYYQLGDRLSEDPFVMFRLRGRSKIQLLAALRQQRSQPTELTAIATPIALEQDPVTPIANSATPVKPTKTKVEDLKTLEKFWYYDEPLDPSLVAIAPPTDLKNSLDLLGMMPLPQEEAQEVKQFLQPLYQTVSQKALAAAFSIPD from the coding sequence ATCAATGATGCAATTGATAATCGCCAATGGTGGGTACAACGCTGGCTAGAATTACTAGATTCCTATCGCTTTAAAAAACGTTTAGAACGGGCGCGTAATTATGCCAGGGAAGGTCATGTTCTGAGTATGGAGTTTAATAATGCTGAGGTTATTGCCAAGGTACAGGGCAGTGAAGCAGAACCCTATCAAGTTTTGCTCAATCTTGATCCCTTTACCAATGAAGATTGGTCTTATATTATCGGTACTTTGGCAGAAAAAGCTCTCTATTCGGCTCAGTTATTAGCGGGTCAAATGCCTGAATCTATTGAACAGGTTTTTATTAAAAATGGTTTAAATTTATTTCCCTATACCCTGACCGATATTCGTTCCCGTTGTAGTTGTCCTGATAAAGCCAATCCCTGTAAGCATATTGGTGCGGTTTATTATCAGTTAGGCGATCGCCTGAGTGAAGATCCCTTTGTGATGTTTCGGTTGAGAGGGCGCAGTAAAATTCAACTGTTAGCCGCTTTACGACAACAACGTAGTCAGCCGACAGAATTAACCGCGATCGCTACTCCTATCGCACTAGAACAAGATCCTGTAACTCCAATTGCGAATTCTGCCACTCCTGTTAAGCCAACTAAAACCAAGGTAGAAGATCTTAAAACTTTAGAAAAATTTTGGTATTACGATGAACCCCTGGATCCTTCCCTAGTGGCGATCGCTCCTCCCACCGATCTCAAAAATAGTCTAGATCTATTGGGAATGATGCCTTTACCCCAGGAAGAAGCTCAGGAAGTTAAACAGTTCTTACAACCCCTTTACCAAACCGTTAGCCAAAAAGCTCTAGCGGCAGCTTTTTCTATCCCAGACTAA
- a CDS encoding HlyD family efflux transporter periplasmic adaptor subunit — protein MYKRFQNRFRQDLRIESTFGVDGRLDRYIVTDPLSGNSFEFTEEEYFLCQAMDGMTSVEEIIYNLQNTFKISLSYDDFASFSQELKTFNLLEIYERNLTKTIKLFSVADPGKILAFWAKFLSPLRFLVWSLIVIFPLGLVTFLRNQPLFWVDSVSRTGNLQFFLLVYFCLSLLNFLGKWLQGSVCLYYGGLVQEFNLDLIMGCVPRFNLDRQGFWAMERRSRLWIFGSPLLLWLAVMAFSLFVWIGNRNAHFSLATGALVFFYSGLISFLVDINPLWFTASDGYGWFVSYFQIGSDSLKRSMEIWRRTILFKPLPKAIPLSTRILLFLFGIFVILFSIAFFIYIAYITFTTLVFSLKGTGAVIFCAILILFTVNIMSNFNWKPESIGHAPPPPIELPSDRRQNSSKDPLNGFSQFLKNYWLLLLLAAGAIIIALLPYRFSAGGSIQLLPPKEQPIESDVVGTLTKVFFPGGDGKFIQAGQVIAQLDSPELQNSLLTAQDKVTQQAANVRQAQADLQQLLTTPRETDIAVAKEKVGIARSNVGVAENQVEVARSNVGVSRNRVRVAEGNVILAINEVEVARSNVRVAANKVAVARGQIQLEQTKLITGISQADFSRREAERYKESYQEGVYSLQQYENQLKNAETDTKQLDTFKASIQDARNQLEVSKQDLEVAKHDLAVAKQQFLVSQQDLAVSRQQFLASQHDLGVAIQQLNTAKSQLSEEIANYNKVVAGPHPDEIQAAREKVQSSQADLKRQKQDLKYYQDQVKRTQLRMPFDGILSSANLTAKIGQYINKGDTFATATLKSEPIAEIKVPENVLDVLAPNNKVNIRFYTFYNTLFTGKVMSVQTVTEKDTTYGQEALEDQSGKSTKYLSESAGQVLKVTIKIDDPDQQLRPGMTGYAKIEGPTMPVFIAFTRPIVRFFQVDFWSWFP, from the coding sequence ATGTATAAACGATTTCAAAACCGCTTTCGCCAAGATCTCAGAATCGAGTCAACTTTTGGCGTTGATGGTCGCTTGGATCGTTATATCGTGACTGATCCCCTATCAGGCAACAGTTTTGAGTTTACAGAAGAAGAATACTTTCTTTGCCAAGCAATGGATGGTATGACCAGTGTAGAGGAAATTATTTATAATCTTCAGAATACCTTTAAAATTTCTCTTAGTTACGATGATTTTGCTAGTTTTTCCCAAGAATTAAAGACATTTAATCTACTAGAAATTTATGAACGGAATCTGACTAAAACGATTAAACTTTTCTCCGTAGCTGATCCAGGTAAAATTCTAGCTTTTTGGGCGAAATTTCTGAGTCCTTTACGCTTTTTAGTGTGGTCGCTGATTGTTATTTTTCCTCTAGGATTAGTCACGTTCTTAAGAAACCAACCGCTATTTTGGGTAGATAGTGTTTCAAGAACTGGCAATCTTCAATTTTTTCTGCTTGTCTATTTCTGTTTGTCGCTCTTGAATTTTCTTGGCAAGTGGTTGCAAGGTTCTGTCTGTCTTTATTATGGTGGGCTGGTTCAAGAATTTAACCTCGATCTGATTATGGGCTGTGTCCCACGATTTAATCTGGATCGCCAAGGTTTTTGGGCAATGGAGCGGCGATCGCGCCTCTGGATTTTTGGGAGTCCCCTGCTGTTATGGCTGGCAGTGATGGCTTTTTCTTTGTTTGTCTGGATTGGCAATCGTAATGCTCATTTTTCTTTGGCCACCGGTGCTTTAGTGTTTTTCTACTCTGGGTTGATCAGTTTCTTGGTTGATATTAACCCTCTGTGGTTTACGGCCTCCGATGGTTATGGCTGGTTTGTTTCCTATTTCCAAATTGGTTCTGATTCTCTCAAAAGATCGATGGAAATTTGGCGCAGAACTATTCTCTTTAAGCCGCTTCCCAAAGCCATTCCCCTTTCGACTAGAATCCTTTTATTTCTATTTGGAATCTTCGTAATTCTTTTTAGTATTGCCTTTTTTATTTACATCGCCTATATTACTTTTACAACCCTAGTCTTCAGCTTAAAAGGGACAGGGGCCGTTATTTTCTGTGCTATTTTAATACTATTCACCGTCAATATTATGTCAAACTTTAACTGGAAACCAGAGTCTATTGGTCATGCTCCGCCGCCGCCCATAGAACTTCCCAGCGATCGCCGTCAAAATAGTTCTAAAGACCCGTTAAATGGGTTTTCCCAATTTCTAAAGAATTATTGGCTTCTATTATTATTGGCAGCAGGAGCCATTATTATTGCCTTACTACCCTATCGATTTAGCGCAGGTGGTTCTATTCAATTACTTCCTCCGAAGGAACAACCCATCGAATCAGACGTGGTAGGAACATTAACGAAGGTCTTTTTCCCTGGGGGAGATGGCAAATTTATTCAAGCAGGGCAGGTCATCGCCCAATTAGATTCGCCAGAACTACAAAACAGTTTACTGACAGCCCAGGATAAGGTGACTCAACAAGCAGCCAATGTAAGACAAGCTCAAGCTGATCTGCAACAGTTATTAACGACTCCTAGAGAGACAGACATTGCGGTTGCCAAGGAAAAAGTTGGCATTGCCCGTAGTAATGTGGGCGTGGCCGAAAACCAAGTAGAAGTTGCCCGTAGTAATGTCGGCGTTTCTCGAAATAGGGTTAGAGTCGCCGAGGGAAATGTAATACTAGCAATAAACGAGGTAGAAGTCGCACGCAGTAACGTCCGTGTTGCCGCTAATAAGGTAGCCGTTGCTCGTGGCCAAATTCAGTTAGAGCAAACCAAGTTAATAACCGGAATTAGCCAAGCTGACTTTAGCCGTCGGGAAGCCGAGCGCTACAAAGAATCCTACCAAGAAGGGGTTTATTCACTACAACAATATGAAAATCAGCTAAAAAATGCAGAAACAGACACAAAGCAACTGGATACCTTTAAAGCTTCAATCCAGGACGCTCGTAACCAGTTAGAAGTCTCCAAACAAGATTTGGAGGTCGCTAAACATGACTTAGCGGTTGCCAAGCAACAATTTTTAGTTTCTCAACAAGATTTGGCTGTTTCTCGTCAACAATTCTTAGCCTCTCAACATGATTTGGGTGTTGCTATTCAACAACTGAATACGGCCAAAAGTCAGCTATCAGAAGAGATCGCTAATTATAACAAGGTGGTTGCTGGCCCCCATCCCGATGAAATTCAGGCGGCTCGTGAAAAAGTACAATCTTCCCAGGCAGATCTGAAACGTCAAAAGCAGGATTTAAAATACTATCAGGATCAAGTAAAACGCACACAATTACGAATGCCCTTTGATGGGATTCTTTCTTCCGCCAATCTCACTGCTAAAATTGGACAGTACATTAACAAAGGCGATACCTTTGCCACGGCCACTCTCAAATCTGAGCCGATCGCCGAAATTAAAGTCCCAGAAAATGTACTAGACGTGCTTGCACCCAATAATAAGGTCAATATTCGTTTTTATACGTTTTACAATACCCTCTTTACAGGAAAAGTCATGTCTGTCCAAACGGTGACAGAAAAAGATACGACCTATGGTCAAGAGGCCTTGGAAGATCAATCGGGGAAAAGCACCAAGTATCTATCTGAATCGGCGGGACAAGTGCTAAAAGTCACCATTAAAATTGATGATCCTGACCAACAACTCAGACCTGGCATGACTGGTTATGCCAAAATTGAAGGCCCCACCATGCCAGTCTTTATTGCCTTTACTCGACCCATTGTCCGTTTCTTCCAGGTCGATTTCTGGTCTTGGTTCCCCTAG
- a CDS encoding polyketide synthase dehydratase domain-containing protein, producing MTQQPLDSVVAQSNSIAIIGMAGLYPKAADVQAYWQNILNKVSGITEGPDNWTGPHYDPDSEENDRIYTKKAGFLGELARFNPLEFGIMPRSIASAEPDHFLAMRMARDVLIDAGYGDGQRPFNRQNTGIVIGRGTYINRGYSVLLQHGIIVDQTLTLLRQLQPELEEEVLQRLRKELKQSVAPFNAETVPSLVPNVITGRIANRLNLMGPNYLIDAACASSLIAVELAIQELTTGHCDLVLAGGLHTATPAQLYMMFCQLGALSRTTIRPFDAHSDGTLLGEGVGMVALKRLEEAESDGDRIYAVIKGVGSSSDGRGAGILAPRLEGQVLALERAYQSSQVDPSTIELIEAHGTGMDLGDRTEVKSLSEIFGQRQAGQIPNVALGSVKSMIGHCIPAAGMAGLIKTALALYHKVLPPMICEEVNPNLELEKTPFYINTEARPWIHGQTTPRRAGVNAFGFGGINAHAVLEEYRTTTDVLAVQETAPQMHAQWPTELVLLTGQSWSAVTELGSKVQKALAHNPDIQLNQLAMALAQESDGPCKIAILATSSSDLQSKLAIALEKQNDPQRHRLFGRQGILYSEIEEVKTPNKVAFLFPGEGSQYPNMLADLCLHFPQVRAWFDLLDAAFAGRTAAIPSSLIFVPPTSLTAEERDRIQAQLFRMGVATETMFAASMGLYALLKECGITGDVMLGHSTGEFAALVASGTIPYESTDDLLAKMRHLNQIYRDFEAKAEIPKGVLMTVGGIKPQALTTVLEKFSGQLYLAMDNCPNQVVLFADQTAMESAMAELQNAGGICVALPFDRAYHTPLFIGITELLRVFFDSIEMRTSEIPLYSCCTAAAFPAEVEGIRELASRQWSSRVLFRETIEKLEREGVNTFIEVGPSSHLTGFIGDILKRKKGVLALASNHQRASGLEQFQRLLARLWVKGIAVNWQPLYQYRAIPAIELETLLSSQPQTLTMPLLDVDMPVLRARSQVIDEIRQAIKQPQPLPPAIATIPSLPSDNPPTSPSNLVVQPSVPRQGAIMNDYFGLMQDFLGHQTRVLTNFYDHSGTVDNGTNGQNQFQPLTPQEIWPFLGTVLAQSEGEIVWQRRLTMAGDIFLLDHTFGGKLSQFDDALFPLGVIPFTISMEILAEASQSLVGTDKVVISLFNLRGYRWLALDQGDITLEIKAKLLPQPSENQWDVYAQIFLPDAGMNSLVFEGTVRLAYEFPPAPPEMPFHLTHPQASWLPDEYLYRTGMFHGPRFQGVKHICRWGHEGIEAEMEVIPLDNFFRDIRRPRFQIDSGLMDAVGQLVGYWISMRYGAGFSVFPYQVKAFHQYGPQLADHQKVIGRGFMEFVNERQTISDFDFLDTSGAVVARIEQWQDRYFELPDRYYALRLNPQETFMSQPWRQDEGIWGRSLVIYPDSFLENSWGIWKRVLAHLVLNAQERDYWYNQLPAEDGKLKTEWLFASIVAKDLIRQWAEQTLNIKIAPVDVQVGITEAGEWWVSCPVLEATTPLPAISIHFEDNQAIAVLK from the coding sequence ATGACGCAGCAACCTCTCGATTCCGTAGTCGCTCAGTCCAATAGTATTGCCATTATCGGGATGGCGGGACTCTATCCCAAGGCGGCCGATGTGCAAGCCTATTGGCAAAATATTCTTAATAAAGTGAGTGGCATTACGGAAGGCCCCGATAATTGGACAGGGCCCCACTATGATCCTGATTCGGAGGAGAATGATCGAATTTATACCAAGAAGGCGGGTTTTTTAGGAGAATTAGCCCGTTTTAACCCTTTGGAATTTGGCATTATGCCCCGTTCGATCGCCAGTGCCGAACCCGATCATTTTCTAGCGATGCGGATGGCCAGAGATGTGCTGATTGATGCCGGTTATGGGGATGGTCAACGTCCCTTTAATCGTCAGAATACGGGCATTGTGATTGGTCGCGGAACCTATATCAATCGTGGTTATTCCGTTTTGTTACAGCATGGCATTATCGTTGACCAAACCTTGACGTTGCTGCGTCAGTTACAGCCGGAGTTAGAAGAAGAAGTTCTCCAGCGTTTACGGAAAGAGCTTAAGCAAAGTGTGGCTCCCTTTAATGCGGAAACGGTTCCCAGTTTAGTTCCCAATGTGATTACGGGCCGAATTGCCAATCGCTTGAATTTGATGGGGCCGAATTATTTGATCGATGCGGCCTGTGCCTCTTCCTTAATTGCGGTAGAACTGGCGATTCAAGAGCTAACCACTGGCCATTGTGACCTCGTTCTAGCGGGGGGACTACATACGGCCACACCAGCCCAACTCTATATGATGTTTTGTCAGCTAGGGGCCCTTTCACGGACGACGATCCGTCCCTTTGATGCCCATTCCGATGGCACACTGTTGGGAGAAGGGGTTGGCATGGTCGCTCTTAAACGGCTGGAAGAGGCTGAGTCAGACGGCGATCGCATTTATGCGGTGATTAAGGGAGTAGGCAGTTCCAGTGATGGTCGTGGGGCAGGTATTCTTGCTCCTCGTCTTGAAGGTCAGGTTTTAGCTCTAGAAAGAGCCTATCAAAGTAGTCAAGTCGATCCCAGCACCATTGAATTGATTGAGGCGCATGGTACGGGCATGGATCTCGGCGATCGCACCGAAGTTAAATCCCTCAGCGAAATTTTTGGGCAACGGCAAGCAGGTCAAATTCCCAATGTTGCTTTGGGGTCAGTCAAATCCATGATTGGTCATTGCATTCCGGCGGCAGGAATGGCAGGTTTAATTAAAACGGCTCTGGCTCTCTATCACAAGGTCTTGCCCCCGATGATTTGTGAGGAAGTGAATCCCAATCTGGAACTAGAAAAAACCCCCTTTTATATTAATACCGAAGCTCGGCCCTGGATTCATGGTCAAACCACACCCCGACGAGCGGGAGTCAATGCTTTTGGTTTTGGCGGCATTAATGCCCATGCGGTGTTGGAAGAATATCGAACCACCACTGATGTCTTGGCTGTTCAGGAAACTGCTCCCCAAATGCACGCCCAATGGCCGACAGAGTTGGTGTTATTGACTGGTCAATCCTGGTCAGCCGTGACGGAACTAGGCAGCAAAGTACAAAAAGCCTTAGCCCATAATCCAGATATTCAACTCAATCAACTGGCGATGGCCCTAGCCCAGGAGTCAGACGGGCCTTGCAAAATAGCCATTCTCGCCACCAGCAGTTCGGATTTACAGTCCAAATTGGCGATCGCCCTAGAAAAACAAAATGATCCCCAACGTCATCGTCTTTTTGGTCGTCAAGGCATTCTCTACAGCGAAATCGAAGAAGTAAAAACGCCGAATAAAGTTGCCTTTCTCTTTCCCGGAGAAGGTTCCCAATATCCCAATATGTTGGCGGATTTGTGTTTGCATTTTCCCCAGGTAAGGGCTTGGTTTGACCTCTTAGATGCGGCCTTCGCTGGCAGAACAGCGGCCATTCCCAGTAGTCTGATTTTTGTTCCTCCGACCAGTCTCACTGCCGAAGAACGAGATAGAATTCAGGCTCAACTTTTTCGGATGGGAGTGGCCACAGAAACCATGTTTGCGGCCAGTATGGGTCTCTATGCCTTGCTCAAGGAATGTGGGATTACGGGGGATGTCATGCTCGGACATAGTACTGGAGAATTTGCTGCCCTAGTAGCTTCAGGCACCATTCCCTATGAGAGTACAGATGATTTGCTGGCTAAAATGCGTCATCTCAATCAGATCTATCGAGATTTTGAAGCCAAAGCTGAGATTCCCAAGGGCGTTTTGATGACAGTGGGTGGCATTAAACCCCAAGCCTTGACCACAGTACTCGAAAAATTCTCAGGGCAGTTATACCTCGCAATGGATAATTGTCCCAACCAAGTCGTCCTATTTGCCGATCAAACAGCGATGGAATCAGCTATGGCCGAACTGCAAAATGCCGGCGGAATTTGTGTTGCACTCCCTTTTGATCGAGCCTACCATACGCCTTTGTTTATCGGTATTACAGAACTGCTGAGGGTCTTCTTTGACAGCATTGAAATGCGAACCAGTGAGATTCCCCTCTATAGTTGCTGCACCGCCGCCGCTTTTCCCGCCGAGGTAGAAGGCATTCGAGAATTGGCTTCCCGACAATGGTCAAGTCGCGTTCTTTTTCGAGAAACCATTGAAAAACTAGAGCGAGAGGGCGTTAATACCTTCATTGAAGTGGGCCCCAGTAGTCATTTAACCGGCTTTATTGGTGATATCTTAAAACGCAAAAAAGGCGTTCTGGCTTTGGCCAGCAACCATCAAAGAGCATCCGGTTTAGAGCAATTTCAACGTCTTTTAGCCCGTCTCTGGGTCAAGGGCATTGCGGTTAATTGGCAACCTCTTTATCAGTATCGTGCCATCCCGGCCATTGAGCTAGAAACCCTGCTCAGTAGCCAACCTCAGACTCTTACCATGCCTCTCTTGGACGTGGATATGCCGGTGCTGCGGGCGAGATCGCAAGTCATTGATGAAATTCGCCAGGCGATCAAACAGCCTCAACCTTTACCGCCGGCGATCGCAACAATCCCCTCGCTACCATCCGATAATCCCCCAACCTCCCCATCTAACCTAGTAGTTCAGCCTTCTGTCCCCAGACAGGGTGCGATTATGAACGATTATTTTGGTCTGATGCAAGATTTCCTCGGCCATCAAACCAGAGTGTTAACCAATTTCTATGATCATTCTGGTACGGTTGATAACGGTACTAATGGGCAAAACCAATTCCAACCCCTGACTCCCCAGGAGATTTGGCCCTTCCTAGGAACCGTCTTAGCCCAAAGCGAAGGGGAAATTGTTTGGCAACGTCGTTTAACGATGGCGGGCGATATTTTTCTGCTAGACCATACCTTTGGGGGTAAGCTTTCCCAATTTGATGATGCTCTTTTTCCGTTAGGCGTTATTCCCTTTACCATCAGTATGGAGATTTTGGCCGAAGCCTCTCAGTCTCTAGTGGGAACCGATAAGGTGGTGATCAGCCTATTCAATTTACGGGGTTATCGTTGGCTGGCTTTGGATCAAGGAGATATTACCCTCGAAATTAAGGCGAAATTATTACCTCAGCCGAGTGAAAACCAGTGGGATGTCTATGCCCAAATCTTTCTGCCCGATGCTGGCATGAATAGTTTAGTTTTTGAAGGCACGGTGCGATTGGCCTACGAATTTCCACCGGCTCCCCCAGAAATGCCCTTTCATTTGACTCATCCCCAAGCCTCCTGGCTACCGGATGAGTATCTTTATCGAACGGGGATGTTTCACGGGCCACGTTTCCAAGGGGTCAAACATATTTGTCGCTGGGGTCATGAAGGAATTGAGGCGGAAATGGAAGTGATCCCGCTTGATAATTTCTTTCGAGATATTCGTCGTCCCCGTTTCCAGATTGATTCTGGTTTAATGGATGCCGTTGGTCAGTTGGTGGGTTATTGGATTTCCATGCGTTACGGGGCAGGCTTTAGTGTTTTCCCCTATCAAGTCAAGGCTTTTCATCAGTATGGCCCCCAACTGGCGGATCATCAAAAGGTGATTGGCCGAGGTTTTATGGAATTTGTCAATGAGCGACAAACCATTTCCGATTTTGACTTTCTAGATACTTCAGGGGCGGTTGTGGCTCGCATCGAACAGTGGCAGGATCGTTATTTTGAACTACCTGATCGCTACTATGCGTTACGACTGAATCCCCAGGAAACCTTTATGTCCCAACCCTGGCGACAGGATGAGGGCATCTGGGGGCGGAGTTTAGTCATTTATCCTGATAGTTTTCTAGAAAATTCCTGGGGGATTTGGAAACGGGTTTTGGCTCATTTAGTTCTTAATGCCCAGGAGCGAGACTATTGGTACAATCAACTGCCGGCGGAGGATGGAAAACTGAAGACAGAATGGTTATTTGCCAGTATTGTGGCCAAGGATTTGATCCGACAATGGGCAGAACAAACCCTTAATATCAAAATAGCTCCCGTCGATGTCCAGGTGGGGATTACGGAAGCTGGAGAATGGTGGGTGAGTTGTCCAGTGTTAGAAGCAACGACTCCTTTGCCTGCTATCTCGATTCATTTTGAAGACAATCAGGCGATCGCTGTTTTGAAATAA
- the dps gene encoding DNA starvation/stationary phase protection protein Dps has translation MTATQVKTVSKLYPTRIDLPVDVRTQVIDTLSLTLATTLDLQTQIKQAHWTVKGLDFYQLHQLFDELATEIEEYVDLVAERITALGGTPLGTARIAAANSILPEYPLDVVQGIDHVTALADRFGSYAAHVRAAIASTGDLGDADTSDLYTEISRTIDKRLWFLEAHLVK, from the coding sequence ATGACTGCGACTCAAGTGAAAACCGTCAGTAAGCTTTATCCGACTCGTATCGATCTACCTGTTGATGTGCGAACCCAGGTGATTGATACCCTCAGTTTAACCCTGGCCACGACCCTGGATCTGCAAACCCAAATCAAACAGGCCCATTGGACGGTTAAGGGGTTAGATTTTTATCAGTTGCATCAATTGTTTGATGAATTGGCAACGGAAATTGAAGAATATGTTGATCTGGTGGCTGAACGGATTACAGCTTTAGGCGGTACTCCCTTGGGAACGGCTCGCATTGCGGCGGCGAATTCTATTTTGCCTGAATATCCTCTTGATGTTGTTCAAGGAATTGATCACGTTACAGCCTTGGCCGATCGCTTTGGTAGTTATGCTGCCCATGTTCGAGCGGCGATCGCCAGTACGGGAGATTTAGGGGATGCGGATACATCAGATCTCTACACGGAAATTTCCCGCACCATTGACAAGCGACTCTGGTTCCTAGAAGCCCATCTAGTTAAGTAG
- a CDS encoding DUF3611 family protein, whose protein sequence is MRESNSGLVTSVPQAVLRASTNLTTVGNLGFWIQIVVGAFAAVTFLFASMGLTVGQDRTSGIEGGIFSAFVSLIFLGVAIYFSIRYRRLGRELQNVDAPSHPRRTDILKIVRWGLIVNLIGMGFAIIGAASVSGIVLVKSLSIPQGTLAANPKQFVQSIDLLAIQANTNTIIAHFTGLLSSLWLLDRLNK, encoded by the coding sequence ATGCGAGAATCCAACTCTGGTTTGGTTACTTCCGTTCCTCAAGCTGTTCTGCGAGCCTCCACCAATCTGACGACAGTGGGCAATCTGGGCTTCTGGATTCAAATTGTCGTTGGAGCGTTTGCGGCTGTCACCTTTTTGTTTGCCAGTATGGGACTAACGGTGGGGCAGGATCGAACCAGTGGCATTGAGGGAGGCATTTTTTCTGCCTTTGTTTCCCTTATCTTTTTAGGCGTTGCCATTTACTTTTCGATACGTTATCGACGCTTGGGACGAGAATTGCAAAATGTGGATGCTCCTAGTCATCCCCGACGAACCGATATTTTAAAAATTGTGCGTTGGGGTCTGATTGTTAATCTGATTGGCATGGGTTTTGCCATTATTGGAGCCGCGTCAGTGAGTGGAATCGTACTAGTTAAATCTCTCAGTATTCCCCAGGGTACTTTGGCCGCTAATCCCAAACAATTTGTTCAGTCCATTGATCTTTTGGCAATTCAGGCTAATACTAATACCATTATTGCCCATTTTACGGGTTTATTATCTTCCCTTTGGCTATTAGATCGTCTGAATAAATAG
- a CDS encoding DUF565 domain-containing protein — MQRTRLNTVIEISGTRFTQFFNNPWRRISLVLLGFLSGFFIGAAVSTTAGQDAQWDVVGAGLLLLFVELVSRWVYRQPLKNNQQRSLILEMVNFFKMGIVYSLFLEAFKLGS; from the coding sequence ATGCAACGGACTCGTCTCAACACTGTCATTGAAATTAGTGGAACTCGCTTTACCCAGTTTTTTAATAATCCTTGGCGACGGATTTCCTTAGTTTTGCTGGGATTTTTGTCCGGTTTTTTTATTGGAGCCGCCGTTTCAACGACTGCCGGTCAAGATGCTCAGTGGGATGTGGTGGGTGCCGGTCTATTATTATTGTTTGTGGAATTAGTCAGCCGTTGGGTTTATCGTCAACCGTTGAAGAATAATCAACAGCGATCGCTGATTTTAGAGATGGTAAATTTTTTTAAAATGGGTATTGTTTATAGTCTATTTTTAGAAGCCTTTAAATTAGGGTCTTAG
- a CDS encoding glutathione S-transferase N-terminal domain-containing protein, whose product MLKYINPEAKEPLLITLFTKVGCPYCARAKAALKEKGLEYEEIVLSDTITVKSLKAVTGATTVPQVYIDGKQIGDSGALLAYLKA is encoded by the coding sequence ATGCTGAAATATATTAATCCCGAAGCGAAGGAACCTCTCCTCATTACTCTCTTTACCAAAGTGGGTTGTCCCTACTGTGCCAGAGCCAAAGCTGCCCTCAAAGAGAAAGGATTAGAGTATGAAGAAATTGTCCTTAGTGATACAATCACCGTTAAATCTCTCAAGGCTGTGACCGGTGCGACCACCGTTCCCCAGGTTTATATTGATGGCAAACAGATTGGTGATTCTGGAGCGTTACTGGCTTATCTCAAGGCCTAG